The following coding sequences lie in one Candidatus Bathyarchaeia archaeon genomic window:
- a CDS encoding ABC transporter permease: MRWIVKRTITLLTTFYIAITLTFFLIRLMPGNPIDVMINQYMQQGMSMEQARMMVSSLYQIDFSKPAWEQYIEYLQLIFKGNLGVSYIYTGVPVIRIISYALPWTVFLLSISITLSFMLGIILGMFAAYRRNTKADHTITLLSTITNAIPNYVLALIFLFFFACVWKIFPMRGTRDPRIPPGFTLEFISNIFYHATLPILSFLITTVGSWILQMRGATISVLGEDYIKVAEARGLKGRRIMFSYVGRNAIIPLFTRLAIAIGYMFSGSVLIENIFTYAGIGYYLTYSVTARDYPLMQGCFLITTLAIILSNFIADLLYGVLDPRVRIER; encoded by the coding sequence TTGAGGTGGATCGTTAAAAGAACAATTACGCTTTTAACAACCTTCTATATAGCTATTACCTTAACCTTCTTTTTAATACGTTTAATGCCCGGGAACCCTATCGATGTTATGATCAACCAATACATGCAGCAGGGAATGTCTATGGAGCAGGCTAGAATGATGGTCTCCTCACTTTACCAAATAGATTTTTCGAAACCAGCGTGGGAACAATACATTGAATATTTGCAGCTGATTTTTAAGGGTAATTTAGGAGTCTCCTATATCTATACTGGGGTGCCAGTAATAAGAATTATTTCTTATGCTCTTCCATGGACCGTCTTCCTATTGTCCATCAGCATAACTTTAAGCTTTATGCTAGGCATAATCCTCGGAATGTTCGCGGCATATAGAAGAAATACGAAGGCTGATCATACGATCACGTTGCTTTCAACGATAACTAATGCTATACCAAACTACGTTTTAGCGCTTATCTTTCTATTTTTCTTCGCTTGCGTATGGAAGATTTTCCCCATGAGGGGAACCCGTGACCCTAGAATTCCTCCGGGCTTCACTTTAGAATTTATATCTAACATATTTTATCATGCGACATTACCAATACTTTCTTTCCTTATTACAACAGTAGGCAGCTGGATTCTGCAGATGAGAGGTGCAACTATAAGCGTTTTAGGAGAAGATTATATAAAGGTGGCGGAGGCGCGAGGACTAAAGGGAAGAAGAATAATGTTTTCTTATGTTGGAAGAAACGCGATAATACCACTATTCACTAGGCTAGCTATAGCTATAGGCTACATGTTTTCGGGGTCAGTGTTAATAGAGAACATTTTCACTTACGCCGGAATAGGCTATTACTTAACTTATAGCGTTACAGCGAGAGATTATCCTTTAATGCAGGGTTGCTTCCTTATAACAACGCTTGCAATCATATTATCTAATTTCATAGCCGATCTTCTCTACGGTGTCCTTGACCCAAGGGTTAGAATTGAAAGGTAA
- a CDS encoding ABC transporter permease — translation MAQIKEILIKTLKKLVYDPLKIILKSKRGTVGLIIVSFFVLVATVGPLIVKYDPSTVSLSEALQPPSLKHPLGTDWFGRDILAMLIVGSQDVLFVGFVAALITTSVATFMGILSGYMGGKMDSALVAVTDIVLTIPSFPLLIVIASVLRTSNPVLLAAILSITAWAPLSRAIRAQTLSLRERGFIEMAKCLGMPSIHIILSEILPNIMPYIIINGIFAFTGAIYAQVGLFMLGLAPYKSQNWGVMLNLAVNYAGAVFSIRQASLLAPAICIILLQIGLVFLSGSLEEVFNPRLRSG, via the coding sequence ATGGCTCAGATTAAAGAAATATTGATAAAAACTCTGAAAAAACTCGTATACGATCCACTAAAAATAATATTGAAGAGTAAAAGAGGAACCGTGGGACTCATAATAGTCTCATTCTTTGTGTTAGTGGCCACAGTCGGCCCATTGATAGTGAAGTATGATCCATCAACTGTGAGCTTAAGTGAGGCATTACAGCCCCCCTCCCTTAAACATCCTCTTGGCACAGACTGGTTTGGCAGAGATATATTAGCAATGCTCATAGTTGGCTCTCAAGACGTTTTATTTGTCGGTTTCGTAGCTGCCTTAATAACTACATCAGTAGCTACTTTTATGGGCATCCTTTCAGGGTATATGGGAGGTAAAATGGACTCCGCATTAGTGGCTGTTACGGATATAGTTCTCACAATCCCAAGCTTCCCGCTACTAATTGTCATAGCCTCCGTTTTAAGGACTTCGAACCCAGTGCTGCTGGCTGCGATACTGAGCATAACCGCGTGGGCACCCCTTTCAAGGGCAATTCGAGCTCAAACCCTTTCTTTAAGGGAGAGAGGGTTCATAGAAATGGCAAAATGTCTCGGTATGCCATCAATCCACATTATACTCAGCGAAATACTGCCAAATATAATGCCCTACATAATTATAAATGGCATATTCGCTTTCACGGGAGCAATTTACGCTCAAGTAGGCCTTTTCATGCTCGGATTAGCGCCTTATAAAAGCCAAAACTGGGGCGTAATGCTAAACCTAGCTGTAAATTATGCGGGAGCCGTATTCTCAATAAGGCAAGCTTCCCTTCTGGCCCCTGCAATATGCATTATACTATTACAGATTGGGCTAGTCTTTCTGTCTGGATCTTTAGAGGAAGTGTTCAATCCACGTCTACGCTCAGGCTAA
- a CDS encoding ABC transporter substrate-binding protein, with amino-acid sequence MERKIGEIRGLALVIILLGTLLFGSFSIARIGGQEQKARVFTYGQPAIKPPVHWNPFTTGSYFGPEGLVVEPLAFINLANWTWIPWLAESWSLSEDGLTLTVNLRRGIKFSDGTDFTSKDVVCTFYCWYLVKSWLWDYIESVEAQGDYKVVFHLKKPFILTEFYIMRTAIWSDSVFGNFSDKAIELIKKGAPEEEMAPLREALRNYRPPKAIGTGAFEIKEYTEADIWLVKRSQYWRGIENVYVDEFMQVNIGGTAQLAPMLTYAFDFNSPDLPAAVYQEVLMKPMLYVPILRWTHGNILLFNCRVYPLNITEVRQAIAYAINRTELAIAASPHPNLSFPAKYPCGMTADHISLFLGEDWAKNNLNNYDYNPKKTEELLKKIGCTKGSDGVWIAPDGKTRFEFDLYNPPWADWVLCAENLKAQLARVGIIVNPITIDEAKFGEVFRRGEFVMGLEFFFFQIHPWETWNRHFVQFGRIPELPEQVGEGFEYATLPNGTVVSVKDLTVALGSAVDMAKQKEVLKTLAWVTNYYLPWITLREKPCTYVYYLGRWQWPPKGDLFYLWHSKDEYYALGWIIASGTLKPVPPEQVVVEKPVEVEKPVEVVVEKPVEVEKPVEIIPTWVYGVIGVAVIAVIAAVVVALRRR; translated from the coding sequence TTGGAGAGAAAAATTGGCGAAATACGCGGGTTGGCTCTTGTCATAATACTTTTAGGGACTTTACTCTTCGGCAGCTTCTCCATTGCGAGAATAGGAGGACAGGAGCAGAAAGCGAGAGTATTCACTTACGGTCAACCTGCAATAAAACCGCCTGTCCACTGGAACCCGTTCACCACAGGCTCCTACTTTGGTCCCGAAGGCCTTGTCGTTGAACCATTAGCCTTCATAAATTTAGCTAACTGGACTTGGATACCTTGGTTGGCTGAGAGCTGGTCTTTAAGCGAGGACGGCCTAACCTTAACCGTTAATCTTAGAAGGGGCATTAAGTTTAGTGATGGCACAGACTTCACGAGTAAAGATGTTGTATGTACATTTTACTGCTGGTATCTCGTTAAGTCGTGGCTCTGGGACTACATCGAAAGCGTTGAAGCCCAAGGTGATTACAAAGTGGTCTTCCACTTAAAGAAGCCATTTATACTAACCGAGTTCTACATAATGAGGACAGCCATATGGTCAGATTCGGTCTTCGGCAACTTCAGCGATAAGGCGATCGAGCTCATTAAGAAGGGAGCTCCAGAAGAAGAGATGGCTCCACTGAGGGAAGCGCTAAGAAACTACAGGCCGCCGAAAGCTATTGGAACAGGAGCATTCGAAATAAAGGAGTATACAGAGGCCGATATATGGCTTGTTAAGCGATCCCAATATTGGAGAGGCATCGAGAACGTTTATGTCGATGAGTTTATGCAGGTTAACATTGGAGGAACAGCGCAATTAGCGCCAATGCTCACATATGCTTTCGACTTCAACTCGCCAGATCTGCCCGCAGCGGTTTACCAAGAGGTTTTAATGAAGCCAATGTTATACGTTCCAATACTTAGGTGGACTCACGGAAACATATTACTGTTCAACTGTAGGGTTTATCCTCTCAATATTACTGAGGTCAGGCAGGCTATAGCTTACGCCATTAACCGCACAGAGCTAGCTATAGCTGCGTCTCCGCACCCCAATCTGTCATTCCCAGCTAAGTATCCATGTGGAATGACTGCAGATCACATTTCCCTATTCCTAGGTGAAGACTGGGCTAAAAATAACCTAAACAACTACGATTACAATCCAAAGAAGACAGAAGAGCTGCTCAAAAAGATTGGTTGCACTAAGGGTTCAGACGGCGTATGGATAGCTCCTGATGGAAAAACAAGATTTGAGTTTGACCTCTATAATCCGCCCTGGGCTGACTGGGTGCTCTGCGCTGAAAACCTTAAAGCTCAGCTTGCGAGAGTGGGCATTATAGTGAACCCGATAACTATTGATGAGGCAAAGTTCGGCGAAGTCTTCAGAAGGGGAGAGTTCGTGATGGGACTGGAGTTCTTCTTCTTCCAGATACATCCATGGGAGACTTGGAATAGGCATTTTGTGCAGTTTGGAAGGATACCTGAGCTACCTGAGCAAGTTGGCGAGGGCTTTGAGTACGCCACACTTCCGAATGGGACGGTGGTAAGCGTTAAGGACTTAACCGTGGCGCTTGGATCAGCCGTAGATATGGCGAAGCAGAAAGAGGTGCTAAAGACGCTCGCTTGGGTAACAAACTATTATCTGCCTTGGATAACCCTTAGAGAGAAGCCATGCACTTACGTATACTATCTTGGCAGGTGGCAGTGGCCTCCTAAAGGAGATCTCTTCTACCTTTGGCACTCAAAGGATGAATATTATGCTCTTGGCTGGATAATAGCGTCTGGAACATTGAAACCGGTACCGCCCGAGCAAGTCGTGGTCGAAAAACCGGTAGAAGTTGAAAAACCAGTTGAAGTCGTAGTTGAAAAGCCAGTTGAGGTAGAAAAGCCAGTTGAAATTATACCAACATGGGTCTACGGCGTTATCGGTGTGGCGGTTATAGCGGTGATAGCTGCCGTGGTAGTGGCGCTAAGGCGGAGGTGA
- a CDS encoding hydroxyacid dehydrogenase has protein sequence MGRKIRVLITIPRELYAQLSRMEDEDKLREFADVEFNPYSRNLSEDELADFIKGVDGCITSWGSPRFTKKVLDKADKLKIIGHAAGSVKPYVTDEVFKRGIVVVNAASAIAIGVAEFTLAMILNCLRAIPQHISAMRRRDWRYKEARSGETFDLRNKVIGLIGFGAVARELVNLLKPFNVRILVFDPYVSVEELRKYSVEKSDLDHLLSNSDIVSLHAALTPETYHMIGERELKIMKPTSFLINTARGALVDERSLCKALRERWIAGAALDVFEEEPLPPESPLYDLDENVFLTPHVAGLSDERRSMLFGVIVEDFRRFFSGEKPLNTIDYTRLSFLA, from the coding sequence GTGGGCAGGAAAATCAGAGTTTTAATAACGATTCCCAGAGAGCTGTATGCGCAACTCTCAAGGATGGAGGATGAAGACAAGCTTCGGGAGTTTGCTGATGTTGAATTTAATCCGTATAGTAGGAATTTAAGTGAGGACGAGCTTGCAGACTTTATAAAAGGCGTTGATGGCTGCATAACTAGCTGGGGTTCTCCGAGGTTCACTAAGAAAGTTTTAGACAAAGCCGATAAACTTAAGATCATAGGTCATGCTGCGGGAAGCGTGAAGCCATACGTTACAGATGAAGTTTTCAAGAGAGGCATAGTGGTTGTTAATGCTGCATCAGCTATAGCCATCGGAGTCGCCGAGTTCACTTTAGCCATGATTTTAAACTGTTTAAGGGCTATACCGCAGCATATAAGCGCCATGCGGAGAAGAGACTGGAGATATAAGGAAGCGAGATCCGGGGAAACCTTCGACCTCAGAAATAAGGTTATAGGTTTGATTGGATTTGGCGCGGTTGCTCGTGAGCTCGTTAACCTTCTTAAACCATTTAATGTCAGAATTCTAGTTTTTGATCCATATGTATCAGTTGAGGAGTTAAGGAAGTACAGTGTAGAGAAATCCGATTTAGACCACTTGCTGTCAAATTCCGATATAGTTAGCTTGCATGCGGCTCTAACACCTGAAACATATCATATGATAGGTGAAAGGGAGCTTAAAATCATGAAGCCGACATCTTTCCTCATAAATACTGCGAGAGGCGCATTAGTAGACGAGAGATCTTTATGCAAAGCCCTAAGAGAAAGATGGATAGCGGGGGCGGCATTAGATGTTTTTGAAGAGGAGCCTTTGCCACCGGAAAGCCCGCTCTATGATTTAGATGAGAACGTTTTTCTCACGCCACACGTAGCAGGTCTATCCGATGAGAGAAGAAGCATGTTATTCGGCGTTATTGTGGAAGATTTTAGAAGGTTCTTTTCTGGCGAGAAGCCACTAAATACCATAGACTATACGAGACTTAGTTTCCTAGCATAG
- a CDS encoding ABC transporter ATP-binding protein has product MFKSRVKIRAVDEVSFGIKEGEQIALVGESGCGKSTLGRLLLGLIKPSSGQVLYRGRDIWRLSRKEFEEFRRNAQIIPQNPYDALNPAKKLSAALIPQILRHKMARGRDEARKMALDLLEMVGLSPPEDFIERYPSRLSGGQMQRVVIARAISVKPQFIVADEAVSMLDASLRVEILDMLHKIGEELKTTFLLITHDLGVARYFAKNGKIAIMYLGDIVEAGETEETIRNPMHPYTKALLAAIPVPDPKIARERKSIPLKSIDVPSLLKPISGCKFHTRCPYATEDCEKIKPELRLIGNRWIACHCV; this is encoded by the coding sequence ATGTTTAAGTCTAGGGTAAAAATTAGAGCTGTAGATGAGGTGTCATTTGGCATAAAGGAAGGTGAACAAATAGCGCTAGTAGGAGAATCAGGCTGCGGTAAAAGCACCCTCGGAAGGCTTTTGCTCGGTCTTATAAAACCAAGCTCTGGCCAAGTATTGTATAGAGGAAGAGACATATGGCGCCTCTCCAGAAAGGAATTCGAAGAATTCCGCAGGAACGCTCAGATAATACCCCAGAATCCTTACGATGCGCTTAATCCCGCGAAGAAGTTGTCGGCCGCACTGATACCGCAGATCTTACGCCATAAGATGGCGAGGGGAAGAGACGAGGCGAGAAAAATGGCGCTGGATCTTTTAGAGATGGTTGGCTTATCCCCTCCAGAAGATTTTATAGAGAGGTATCCGAGCAGGTTAAGCGGAGGCCAAATGCAAAGGGTTGTCATAGCCAGAGCAATATCGGTTAAACCTCAATTCATAGTTGCTGATGAGGCAGTATCTATGCTTGACGCATCTCTCAGGGTAGAGATACTTGACATGCTGCATAAAATCGGAGAGGAATTAAAAACAACATTCCTGCTTATAACTCATGATTTAGGGGTGGCAAGATACTTCGCTAAAAACGGAAAAATTGCCATAATGTATCTGGGAGACATTGTTGAAGCAGGGGAAACTGAGGAGACGATACGCAATCCAATGCATCCATACACTAAAGCGTTACTCGCAGCTATCCCGGTGCCAGATCCAAAGATCGCTAGAGAGAGAAAAAGCATTCCGTTGAAAAGCATTGATGTGCCAAGCCTATTAAAACCAATCTCGGGCTGCAAATTTCACACAAGATGCCCATATGCCACCGAAGATTGCGAGAAAATAAAACCAGAGCTCCGGCTGATCGGTAACAGGTGGATTGCCTGCCACTGTGTGTAA